The stretch of DNA AACCACTTCAACATGTCAACGCTAAACCAATATCAAGTTGAATTACGATACAGGTTACCAATCTATATATGTGGTGGCACTGCACATTATCGTTCTTGTATAATTTCTGCAGATGATGACTTGGAAGCAATATTTTTTATGGCTACAGAAAAAGCTGTGCAGGTTCATGTTGAGATGATGGCATTTATTACACCAATTCAACCAAACACAACCCCTAATGAAGTTTATTACGATTTGATGAATGACTTCAATTTCTCACTAAATCTTGATTGAGGATGACCTaccttatttttcaaaaatgtatTGAAGTACTGCATGTTATTTATCGTTGTTCCACTTATCTGATGTCAGTGTACACATCAGTAAATGAATGTATTATTGCAAGTGACATCACCAACTAAGCTATTGTGAATCTTTTACCTATAAAACATGCACCTATCAACCATTTACAATTCACACATTCAAACTTATAAATTTACACTCCATTGTGTTGTTCTTCTCCTTTCTACCACAACTTAAAATGGCAGCTTCCATCTACGCATGCATATACGATAATGGCAACATTGTTTCTGATCCTGAAAGTGGTGTTTTGTTTACATTGGACACCAAAATCATGATTCGCATTCATAGAGGTTTTAAGTTGTCTAGATTAGTAGAGATACTACTGCAAAGTCGAACAGAGATCCAACTCATCCACCTCCAAAACTCCACTTTAGATTTCCAACTCAAATATGTGGCAGGCATATCACTTTTACAACCACTCAGATTCAAGATGACGATGACTTAGAAGGTGCAATCGACATCACAGAGGCCAACCCAATTTTAACATGCATACAACTTTGTTCCACCTATACTACAGGTATTCCTACTTCTGTACCCATTTTTGGAACACAGTCTACCCAAGATGAACCACCTCACCTACTCAACCCACACATCACTCTATTGACCTTAACAACACATATTTAGGGGAATGGCAAAATGACATACAGTCATACACTGAACTATTAACCGGTCCATCCACTTCACATCATTTGCAATATCTCCCACATCAAAACACAAAACCTTTATCTCCTCATACTTtgcaagaaaatgaaatattaggCATACCTTCATCGTCATTAGATCCATTTAGTGAGGATGAGGATGAAATCCTAAGCCAACACGATCATGATGAACAACAAAACTTAGATATCCCCTCcatccaacaacaacaaccttttACCTCTATTCCATACAACCCACCCCAACATTTCCAATCCTATGAAGAATTTCCCTCACATCTACAACAATATCCTCATGCATATGATCACCATTCGGTTTTGCATGAAACTTTCGACCATCAACCTGGAACATTGACTCAGGGAATGAGGTTCCAAACCAAGGAACAAGTCATTGATGCTCTAAACACATTTCACATACAAAACCATTGTACATACAAAATGACTCATTCTAACACAAGGTTGAGGGTGCAATGTGTACATCAACAATGTCCATGGAATTGTCAAGCCATCCTTCGTACACGAGATCAAGTCTgggaaataagaaaaattgatggTGCACACACATGTGCCACACAACTCATCACACAAGATCACAATAGGTTGGGATCACGAATCATTTCCCATCACATACGTGAGATGGTGGAATCTGACCCATCCACACCGATTGCAACAATTATTGCTTCCATCAAGACCTCTATGGGTTACACTACATCCTACAGAAAGGCTTGGTTGGCTAAACAACATGCAATTGAACATGTGTATGGGAATTGGGAAGAATCGTTCAACAAATTACCATGCCTACTACAAGCCATGCAAACTTTTCTTCCCGGTTTTGTGTACAAATTGAAAACACAACCAATTACCGATGGCCAAGAGATCCGCCAAAACcaacaatatttcaaaagaCTTTTCTGGACCTTCAAACCTTGTGTTGATGGATTCCCATATTGCAAACCGTTGGTGCAAGTGGACGGAACATTCCTATACGGAAGATATAGGGGGACTCTTTTGGTGGTTGTGGCACAAGATGGGAGAAACAACATACTCCCCATTGCTTTTGCTATAGTTGAGGGTGAAACAGCAGACGCTTGgttgttttttctaaaaaacCTTAGGAGACATGTCACACCTCAACAAAATTTGTGCTTAATTTCGGATCGTCACAACTCCATTAGTGCAGCATTCAATAGACCAACCAGTGGGTGGACAGAAGGACAATGTGTGCATGTGTATTGCATTCGACACATTGCACAAAATTTTACCCGAAGATTCAGGGATACAAGTTTGAAGAAGGACCTTGTCAACATGGGTAACtacttctttttaaaaatctttaaccAATTAAATTTCGTCTTTATTATTCTTCGTTATCCATAATCATTACtattttcttaaacatttttGCAGCATACGCAATGACTGAGCCGCGATGTAACTATTACTACAATATCATTAGGGAAAACAATCCTCAAGCAGCAGCTTGGATTGATCAAATTCCAAGACAACAATTCACACTTGCGTATGATGAAGGTAGAAGATGGGGTCACCTAACAACAAATCTAGCCGAAGCAATTAACTCAGTCTTGAAGAAGACAAGAAATTTACCAATCTCCTCCATAGTATTGGCCACATACACAAGATGTAACTCCTTTTTCACAGAAAGAGGGAAACAGATAACTGCAATGATAAGTGCTGGTCATGTCTATTCTGAAAATGCCACGAAAGTCCTACAGGATGCTGATTCAAAATCAAACACCCACAGGGTTGTTGAATTTGATAGAAATACAACAAGATTCAGAGTCGAGGAGATGGTAAACCCAAGAGAAATACGACCTGCAGGAAAATTTGTTGTCAGATTGGATGAACGATGGTGTGATTGTGGcaagtttcaaaagattcatcTACCATGTTCACATGTCTTAGCAGCTTGCAAACATGCTCATCACGACTTTAACATTTACATTAGTTCCTACTATAGGTTGGATGTCATCATGAAGGTGTATAATAATATGTTTGGGGAGCTACGACATGAAGAATATTGGCCACCATACCAAGGCACGGAAATTTGGCCTCATCCAGCCACAAAAAGGAATGCAAAAGGTCGACCAAAATCATCCAGAATTAGGACTGAAATGGACATCATGGAACAAGCACACCCATGAAATTGCTCATACTGTAAAACCCCTAGCCACACAAGAAATCATTGTCCTCACAATCCTGGCATTAGAGGGTCCACATCCCATTATGGGGAGTGATTAGTTAATTAGTACTTTTAATGTTCGATGTAGTCATAATGTCAATTGTGTTTCagatattaaagttaattattgtGTCTTCTGTCAATAACTTCGTTCtctattaaagttaattattgtGTCGTCTGtcaaaaaaaagataaaactgaCCCAAAATAGACCAAAAACCATCATGGGGAGCGTTGTTCATCCAAGTCGGGAGCATAGTTGAAGTTTTGGTACAAATGACTCTTTTtcccctggtaatcgattacaggggtcttgtaatcgattaccagaagAAAAATGGTCATTTGTACNNNNNNNNNNNNNNNNNNNNNNNNNNNNNNNNNNNNNNNNNNNNNNNNNNNNNNNNNNNNNNNNNNNNNNNNNNNNNNNNNNNNNNNNNNNNNNNNNNNNNNNNNNNNNNNNNNNNNNNNNNNNNNNNNNNNNNNNNNNNNNNNNNNNNNNNNNNNNNNNNNNNNNNNNNNNNNNNNNNNNNNNNNNNNNNNNNNNNNNNNNNNNNNNNNNNNNNNNNNNNNNNNNNNNNNNNNNNNNNNNNNNNNNNNNNNNNNNNNNNNNNNNNNNNNNNNNNNNNNNNNNNNNNNNNNNNNNNNNNNNNNNNNNNNNNNNNNNNNNNNNNNNNNNNNNNNNNNNNNNNNNNNNNNNNNNNNNNNNNNNNNNNNNNNNNNNNNNNNNNNNNNNNNNNNNNNNNNNNNNNNNNNNNNNNNNNNNNNNNNNNNNNNNNNNNNNNNNNNNNNNNNNNNNNNNNNNNNNNNNNNNNNNNNNNNNNNNNNNNNNNNNNNNNNNNNNNNNNNNNNNNNNNNNNNNNNNNNNNNNNNNNNNNNNNNNNNNNNNNNNNNNNNNNNNNNNNNNNNNNNNNNNNNNNNNNNNNNNtgtaatcgattaccagaagAAAAATGGTCATTTGTACCGAAACTTGAACTATGCTCCCGACCTGGATGAACAACGCTCccaaactttgtttttctgacCTTCGCTGCTTGTTTTGTTCTTAACTTTCTCCgccgaactccaaatgagttgattattgttttgttggaatctagactAAAATAGCTTTCAAATGACTactaactcataatttttagacCATTGCACTCGATGAAGttaattttcgaaaaaaaaaacgtttttctaagcttcctaaatgagtttactttcaaattattgtttcatgtttcttattttagatgggTGGGTGAGTTTAATGGTCACTGGTGGTGTTTAGTGCACCAATGAACACATTAGGCCATTGATTTCGTAAAAAAAAAGTCCATTTAGAAGGTCGTTTTCTCCAATTGAGGTGATGTGCATaaccattgttttctttttgaaggCCTAGTAAAGAGttcaaaatataagtaaaattcGATTTGTTGAAAATCCAATTCCAATATACTTTTcctataaatacttaaaaattaaatttttttataaaaatattattaaaataaaaattaaatataaatacttagaaaataaaaatctttaaaaaaataatattaaaatatcaaattctaacctaacattataaaaaaacttaaaatatataaatatttaaaaaataacagtctttattaaaaatattaaaatataaaagataaacttaagattataaaaaataaaatattaaaataactcaGAATTCGATTTTTTAGAAACCGAATTGTAGATTAAGATTAtaaaagaatagaaagaaaagtATGTTAGAATTCGGTTACTCAAAAATCGAATTCtgacttaaataaaaaagtgtgcTAGTTTGTTAGAATTCGGTTACTCAAAAAAGTTTTGCAGTTTCAGTTGATATTTGGGGTCGATGTGAATCACTGTCAATTGAAAATAATGCAACATTTCCATATTACACTGTCAGACTAATAAAgatagtttaattaaaaaatataataaggcatattttttttaacttccaGAGATGTAATATGTAAAGTTTTCCGATCATTCCATTTGAAATCTTGAGTGattctccctacacctccctcTTTTCTCCCTGTACCTCCCAAATTACCCTTTTATCCCTATTTAATTTAAGTCAAACCTCATTTAATGATTACTGTTTCCTAACCATTATTCCTAACCATTAACACCCAACAACCCAACAACTTAACTTTGATTAATAAATCCTAACAGTGCACCTCCCTCACCTCATTGCTACTGTTCATTATTATAAACCCTAACAGTGCTCACCTCTTTGCTGTTGATTTTCTAAAGCCTAATCAGTAGTGTTGATTCGTGCAAGTGCTGGTGGGATATTGCTGGTGGTGTGGAGTAGATAAAGGTCGAGGAAGAAGATAAAGCGCGGAGGAAGAAGACCAGCGAAAGAAAGCGAAAGAGAGGTTAGTCTCAAAACGCCATAACCGCAGTTCGATCAGCGGTTATGGCCTGCCGCCTTTCGAAAGGCGTTTCCATAAAGCCGCAGCACGATCTGCGGCGACTAGCAACCGCAGTATGAACTGCGGTTATTATGAACTGCAGCCGCACTCTGAGTTGCGGCGCTGCCAACCGCACTCTGAGTTGCGGCTTGTGCCAACTTGCGTTTTAAATTCAAACTGTTCTTCTCTGTTATATATTACATGTATGTATCTGTTATATATTACATGTATGTATTATGTGTGTATGATATAGATATGATTGATGAATGATGTTTTCCATTGCACATAAACTCGAACATAACAGAACCCAAgtgtaaaatatgtatattttgattCTCGAAATTGGATTTTAGGGCAAGCTTTGTGANTGTACAAAACTATTTTCAACCCAAGCATGNNNNNNNNNNNNNNNNNNNNNNNNNNNNNNNNNNNNNNNNNNNNNNNNNNNNNNNNNNNNNNNNNNNNNNNNNNNNNNNNNNNNNNNNNNNNNNNNNNNNNNNNNNNNNNNNNNNNNNNNNNNNNNNNNNNNNNNNNNNNNNNNNNNNNNNNNNNNNNNNNNNNNNNNNNNNNNNNNNNNNNNNNNNNNNNNNNNNNNNNNNNNNNNNNNNNNNNNNNNNNNNNNNNNNNNNNNNNNNNNNNNNNNNNNNNNNNNNNNNNNNNNNNNNNNNNNNNNNNNNNNNNNNNNNNNNNNNNNNNNNNNNNNNNNNNNNNNNNNNNNNNNNNNNNNNNNNNNNNNNNNNNNNNNNNNNNNNNNNNNNNNNNNNNNNNNNNNNNNNNNNNNNNNNNNNNNNNNNNNNNNNNNNNNNNNNNNNNNNNNNNNNNNNNNNNNNNNNNNNNNNNNNNNNNNNNNNNNNNNNNNNNNNNNNNNNNNNNNNNNNNNNNNNNNNNNNNNNNNNNNNNNNNNNNNNNNNNNNNNNNNNNNNNNNNNNNNNNNNNNNNNNNNNNNNNNNNNNNNNNNNNNNNNNNNNNNNNNNNNNNNNNNNNNNNNNNNNNNNNNNNNNNNNNNNNNNNNNNNNNNNNNNNNNNNNNNNNNNNNNNNNNNNNNNNNNNNNNNNNNNNNNNNNNNNNNNNNNNNNNNNNNNNNNNNNNNNNNNNNNNNNNNNNNNNNNNNNNNNNNNNNNNNNNNNNNNNNNNNNNNNNNNNNNNNNNNNNNNNNNNNNNNNNNNNNNNNNNNNNNNNNNNNNNNNNNNNNNNNNNNNNNNNNNNNNNNNNNNNNNNNNNNNNNNNNNNNNNNNNNNNNNNNNNNNNNNNNNNNNNNNNNNNNNNNNNNNNNNNNNNNNNNNNNNNNNNNNNNNNNNNNNNNNNNNNNNNNNNNNNNNNNNNNNNNNNNNNNNNNNNNNNNNNNNNNNNNNNNNNNNNNNNNNNNNNNNNNNNNNNNNNNNNNNNNNNNNNNNNNNNNNNNNNNNNNNNNNNNNNNNNNNNNNNNNNNNNNNNNNNNNNNNNNNNNNNNNNNNNNNNNNNNNNNNNNNNNNNNNNNNNNNNNNNNNNNNNNNNNNNNNNNNNNNNNNNNNNNNNNNNNNNNNNNNNNNNNNNNNNNNNNNNNNNNNNNNNNNNNNNNNNNNNNNNNNNNNNNNNNNNNNNNNNNNNNNNNNNNNNNNNNNNNNNNNNNNNNNNNNNNNNNNNNNNNNNNNNNNNNNNNNNNNNNNNNNNNNNNNNNNNNNNNNNNNNNNNNNNNNNNNNNNNNNNNNNNNNNNNNNNNNNNNNNNNNNNNNNNNNNNNNNNNNNNNNNNNNNNNNNNNNNNNNNNNNNNNNNNNNNNNNNNNNNNNNNNNNNNNNNNNNNNNNNNNNNNNNNNNNNNNNNNNNNNNNNNNNNNNNNNNNNNNNNNNNNNNNNNNNNNNNNNNNNNNNNNNNNNNNNNNNNNNNNNNNNNNNNNNNNNNNNNNNNNNNNNNNNNNNNNNNNNNNNNNNNNNNNNNNNNNNNNNNNNNNNNNNNNNNNNNNNNNNNNNNNNNNNNNNNNNNNNNNNNNNNNNNNNNNNNNNNNNNNNNNNNNNNNNNNNNNNNNNNNNNNNNNNNNNNNNNNNNNNNNNNNNNNNNNNNNNNNNNNNNNNNNNNNNNNNNNNNNNNNNNNNNNNNNNNNNNNNNNNNNNNNNNNNNNNNNNNNNNNNNNNNNNNNNNNNNNNNNNNNNNNNNNNNNNNNNNNNNNNNNNNNNNNNNNNNNNNNNNNNNNNNNNNNNNNNNNNNNNNNNNNNNNNNNNNNNNNNNNNNNNNNNNNNNNNNNNNNNNNNNNNNNNNNNNNNNNNNNNNNNNNNNNNNNNNNNNNNNNNNNNNNNNNNNNNNNNNNNNNNNNNNNNNNNNNNNNNNNNNNNNNNNNNNNNNNNNNNNNNNNNNNNNNNNNNNNNNNNNNNNNNNNNNNNNNNNNNNNNNNNNNNNNNNNNNNNNNNNNNNtaattaatacttaatctaaaataataattaatacctaatctaaattaattaatacttaatctaaaataataattaatacctaatctaaattacattaataataaataatatataaaattttataaacttaaaaaaaattaacaaacaatctaaaattaaaaaagaaacgttataaaaaaaaacgaaaaaaaaaaatcNTTAAACGCAGTCTGAACTGCGTCCTGCTTCAACGCAGCTTGAGCTGCGTTTCNCCATGCACCCCCCAATGNCAACAACCGCAGTTCGAACAGCGGTTGTCTGTAGACGCTGGTCGAGCTGCGGCTCTCCCTAACCGCCAACCGACTTGCGGTTGCATAGCGTTTCTCCCCTGCACCCCTTTCCGAAACAACCGCAGATCGAACCGCGGTTGTTTGACGACGCCGATCGAGCTGCGGCGGCCTTAACCGCAAAACGACTTGCGGTTCCAACACCACTTGCGGTTAACAAACCAGATCCCAGATCTACAACTATACAACTAGCAGTGGTGGTGGAGAAATACTTACCTTTGCCAGATCTGTTAGCTAGCTCGAGCTACCTCCTACGCTGACAGCGCTGACAGTCCACGCGATAGCACCAAGTTACGGAGGATGCACTGGGAAGGAGGGGATGCACTGGTTGCACTGGGAAGGAGGAGGGGATTCTGGTTGGAGGGGAGGAAGGTGAGGAAGACTGGTCAAAGATGAAAATAGGGGTGTAGGGTTTTTTTGAATTGCGGAGTTACTTTTTATAAACCCAACACTATAGCCTTATAGGAGCACAGTTGGAATTAAAACTGAGCAGGAGGTGCAGGACGAGATCcaggaggtgcagggagaattACTCTGAAATCttctcttttaatatttttttaattgtggaGGTGCATAAATAAAATAGGAAGGTGCAAGAAAGAAAAGTTGTAGTTAGTTCTCCACTGGACATGCACCGCTTTGATAAGCCCATAACGTCTCCTGTAGCATCCCATGGTCACCATCTTAATGTACTCCTACATTTAAACTTGAGGTTTCGCCtgtatctttaataattttattctacatctccaaaaattttcaaaatacccatttaaaacatttttaatttttaaaaaaattgaaaagaatctTGACCAAATTTTGCTTCCCACGTTCATTTCTTGCTCTGTTTTAGATCTCAATTTCATCTTGTTCCTTTGCTCTCATTCTTCTCTTTGCTTAAATGTTGCTCTTTGCTTTGTCCAGGCGCACACAAATCGGCTTCTTCAGGGATCGAGCTTGGGCTTCGTCTTCTTCGTGGATCCAAGCACACACATTTGTTCTTCGTCTTCCTTGCTGCATTTTCGTTGCCGAAGGTTGgtgcatttttttctttgttaatttttgttttcatttataataagtTTGCAAATGTAAAATAAGATTACATCTGTAGTGTTAGAATTTGTATGATTATAAGTGCGAGGGAATAGAAGGTGTTTTGTTGGACAAGAGAAAGTGTTGATCTAATTCGAAATGCGAAAATGTTTTCATCGGATGTCGAAATCTTCATCtgatgattttgatgaaagaaaaatcGAGTTTCGACATTCAATGAAGTGGTTTTCACGTTTTGAAATTCGattcagttattttaattttaatatatttattttaataatttaatttaattttaaatagaatttataattatttaaattttatgtgattagaatttgttttattgttgatcaaactttattttaatacatatatatttattttaatttgttttattgtttattcgttttgaaataaataattttgtttgtaattatttaatatttatttaaaaaatttataattttttagaattttaagtttttttatttttaatatattatttatttttataattacataattatattaataaataaattaatttgatttgaattaaaaaaactatgttttaaatgatttaatatttttttaattaatgtgtgtttttttattgtggatttatttttattttaagttagcatatctttttaataatataatcgaatgttataattgtat from Vigna radiata var. radiata cultivar VC1973A unplaced genomic scaffold, Vradiata_ver6 scaffold_265, whole genome shotgun sequence encodes:
- the LOC106755151 gene encoding uncharacterized protein LOC106755151, which produces MVESDPSTPIATIIASIKTSMGYTTSYRKAWLAKQHAIEHVYGNWEESFNKLPCLLQAMQTFLPGFVYKLKTQPITDGQEIRQNQQYFKRLFWTFKPCVDGFPYCKPLVQVDGTFLYGRYRGTLLVVVAQDGRNNILPIAFAIVEGETADAWLFFLKNLRRHVTPQQNLCLISDRHNSISAAFNRPTSGWTEGQCVHVYCIRHIAQNFTRRFRDTSLKKDLVNMAYAMTEPRCNYYYNIIRENNPQAAAWIDQIPRQQFTLAYDEGRRWGHLTTNLAEAINSVLKKTRNLPISSIVLATYTRCNSFFTERGKQITAMISAGHVYSENATKVLQDADSKSNTHRVVEFDRNTTRFRVEEMVNPREIRPAGKFVVRLDERWCDCGKFQKIHLPCSHVLAACKHAHHDFNIYISSYYRLDVIMKVYNNMFGELRHEEYWPPYQGTEIWPHPATKRNAKGRPKSSRIRTEMDIMEQAHP